Proteins encoded by one window of Vicia villosa cultivar HV-30 ecotype Madison, WI unplaced genomic scaffold, Vvil1.0 ctg.001812F_1_1, whole genome shotgun sequence:
- the LOC131636710 gene encoding uncharacterized protein LOC131636710, protein MSTPELIFEDNSESEGNSTSEDKSESEDDSEAEVESDFKGDSNDESKAEGDSEGGSYSKGESDDDPDSDDDPDSSDQASEGGQASEDGTSEGITFEGGPTSEGLTFEGGPNSKGGPTSEGGPTSYTLPKLEKDFEQVQRP, encoded by the coding sequence ATGTCAACACCTGAGTTAATTTTTGAAGATAATTCTGAATCTGAAGGGAATTCTACCTCTGAAGATAagtcagagtcagaagatgacTCTGAAGCTGAAGTTGAGTCTGATTTTAAGGGAGACTCTAATGATGAGTCAAAAGCTGAAGGTGATTCTGAAGGTGGGTCATACTCTAAAGGtgaatctgatgatgatccagattctgatgatgatccagactCTAGTGATCAAGCCTCTGAAGGGGGTCAAGCGtctgaagatggaacttctgaaggTATAACTTTTGAAGGTGGTCCAACTTCTGAAGGTTTAACTTTTGAAGGTGGTCCAAATTCTAAAGGTGGTCCAACTTCTGAAGGTGGTCCAACATCTTATACTCTTCCTAAACTTGAAAAAGATTTTGAACAAGTTCAGAGGCcataa
- the LOC131636717 gene encoding uncharacterized protein LOC131636717, translating into MKVKPNPISTIHNFFPIKSLITNRTTSNSTRMFKQHAKIFCVFSLITLSTIFFLIQSDHFIYHESLKLHATNKEPLVMLQAQRSTLSTLDNHNHNHKPLLQFISMQEKKLNEVDYANPKVLVAPLNLNKEQRIAWFKENLQEFKILKSNKLAKQFHARIQQFLKKNSCDTQFFMTWISPSTSFGEREFLSIESLFKVQPQACLTILSRSLDSIHGYKILKPFIDKGFKVQAITPNLPFLFKSTLAESWFHELRKGKRDPGEIPLFQNLSNLIRLAILYKYGGVYLDMDFILLKPLNGLRNCIGAQSMDLGFKHWTRLNNAVLIFDKNHPLLLRFIDEFALTFDGNKWGHNGPYLVSRVVEKLGKRHGLDFTILPPMAFYPVDWIKIDGFFRKGNSRVEEKWVEAKLNQLGSETYGVHLWNKQSSGLVIEEGSVIARLVSNH; encoded by the coding sequence ATGAAAGTCAAACCTAATCCTATTTCTACTATACACAATTTCTTTCCCATCAAATCTCTCATCACAAATAGAACAACTTCTAACTCTACTAGAATGTTCAAACAACATGCCAAGATTTTTTGTGTCTTTTCTCTAATCACACTATCTACCATATTTTTTCTCATACAAAGTGATCATTTTATCTACCATGAATCCCTCAAACTCCATGCTACAAATAAAGAACCTCTTGTCATGTTACAAGCTCAAAGGTCAACTCTTAGTACTCTTGATAATCATAATCACAATCACAAACCTTTATTACAATTCATTTCCATGCAAGAGAAGAAACTAAATGAAGTTGATTATGCAAATCCAAAAGTGCTAGTTGCTCCATTAAACCTCAACAAAGAACAAAGAATTGCATGGTTTAAAGAGAATCTACAAGAGTTCAAGATTCTAAAGTCAAATAAATTGGCAAAACAATTCCATGCTAGAATCCAACAATTTCTCAAAAAGAATTCATGTGACACACAATTCTTCATGACATGGATTTCACCTTCAACTTCATTTGGAGAAAGAGAGTTTTTGTCTATAGAAAGTCTCTTCAAAGTCCAACCTCAAGCTTGCTTAACAATTCTATCAAGAAGTTTGGACTCAATTCATGGCTACAAAATTCTCAAACCATTCATTGATAAAGGCTTCAAAGTCCAAGCAATAACACcaaacttgccatttttgttCAAAAGCACTCTAGCTGAATCTTGGTTTCATGAGTTAAGGAAAGGAAAAAGAGATCCTGGTGAGATTCCTTTGTTTCAAAATCTATCTAACTTGATAAGACTAGCTATTTTGTACAAATATGGTGGTGTCTATTTAGACATGGATTTTATACTATTGAAGCCTTTAAATGGTTTGAGGAATTGTATTGGAGCACAAAGCATGGATTTAGGGTTTAAACATTGGACAAGATTGAACAATGCTGTTCTTATTTTTGACAAGAATCATCCACTTCTTCTAAGGTTCATTGATGAATTTGCTTTGACTTTTGATGGAAACAAATGGGGGCATAATGGTCCTTACCTTGTTTCTAGAGTTGTTGAAAAGCTTGGAAAGAGACATGGTTTGGATTTTACCATTTTGCCACCCATGGCCTTTTATCCGGTTGATTGGATTAAGATAGATGGTTTCTTTAGGAAGGGTAATAGTAGAGTTGAAGAAAAATGGGTTGAAGCCAAATTAAATCAACTTGGTAGTGAAACTTATGGTGTTCATCTATGGAATAAACAAAGTAGTGGTTTGGTTATTGAAGAAGGAAGTGTCATAGCAAGACTTGTATCAAATCATTGA
- the LOC131636720 gene encoding putative receptor-like protein kinase At3g47110, protein MNINASCVISKKIAFKFIFCFLLCITKYHSTSTASTLQGNETDLQALLDFKSRITQDPFHTLSSWNDSIHHCSWLGITCNISNGRVIYMILPDMALTGTLSPSIGNLTYLTKLNLRNSSFHGKFPQQVGNLLYLQHLNISYNSFGGSIPSNLSHCIELSILTCGHNNFTGEIPTWIGNFSSLSLLNLAVNNFHGTIPNEVGKLSGLTLFAINGNYLYGKIPTSIFNISSLYFLTFSENNLHGNLPSDIGFTLPNLETFAGGVNRFTGTIPESLSNATRLEILDFAENSLVGTLPKNIGRLKLLTRLNFDTNRLGNGKDGDLDFITSLINCTVLKVLGLAENNFGGELPESIGNLSTQLNELALGTNAIYGSVPIGISNLVNLTTLGLENNFLSGFVPYTIGMLQNLVDLELYNNSFSGVIPSSIGNLNRLTVLLIGDNNFEGSIPESIGNCRNFLRLNLSHNKLNGTIPRQVFSLSSLSIYLDLSHNALIGSLPFEVGKLVNLEELDLSNNKLSGVIPSSLGSCASLEGLHLQDNFFEGNIPSSLQNLRGIQDIDLSSNNLSGKVPEFLGEIIGLMRLNLSYNDFEGELPMNRFFQNATLFSIDGNIKLCGGVSELNLPSCTIKKFHSPKVIIPIVSALVFVLFLSCFVAIFMRKKSGKKTSREEVTTKEFELNISYSEIVKCTGGFSKDNLIGTGSFGSVYKATLLSDETIIAIKVLNLEQIGASKSFIDECNVLKIIRHRNLLKIITAISGIDHKGNDFKALVYEFMSNGSLEDWLHPKNQTKTLSFVKRLNIAIDVACALEYLHHSCETPIVHCDIKPSNVLLDKNMVAHVGDFGLATFLFEESCDYDSPKHSTMTASLKGSIGYIAPEYGMRGRASTLGDVYSYGILLLEIFTGKRPTDEMFEGGMGIQQFTALALPNHVMDIIDPSLLLHDEELEVYNEDYSEEIALRYENEPGDMSSMEKCLVCVLQIGVSCSSTSPSERMHMAEVVNKLQAIKNSYLRLNELI, encoded by the exons atgaaCATCAACGCTTCATGTGTAATCTCCAAGAAAATAGCATTCAAATTCATCTTTTGTTTTCTGCTATGCATtaccaaatatcattccacttcAACTGCATCAACCTTGCAAGGAAATGAAACTGATCTACAAGCTTTACTTGACTTCAAGAGTAGAATAACTCAAGATCCATTTCACACACTGAGTTCATGGAATGATTCCATCCACCACTGCAGCTGGTTAGGAATCACTTGTAACATCTCCAATGGAAGAGTCATATATATGATCCTACCAGACATGGCCCTAACAGGAACTCTTTCACCATCAATAGGAAATCTTACATACCTCACAAAACTCAACCTTAGAAACAGTAGCTTCCATGGAAAGTTTCCTCAACAAGTTGGAAACTTACTATATCTTCAACATCTGAATATCAGTTATAACTCTTTTGGTGGTTCCATTCCAAGTAATCTAAGTCACTGCATAGAGTTAAGTATATTAACTTGTGGCCATAACAATTTCACAGGAGAAATTCCAACATGGATAGGAAATTTTTCTTCTTTATCTTTACTCAACCTTGCTGTGAACAATTTCCATGGAACCATACCAAATGAGGTAGGAAAGTTATCAGGCCTAACACTTTTTGCGATAAATGGAAATTACTTGTACGGTAAGATTCCTACTTCAATTTTCAATATTTCTTCCTTGTACTTTCTCACCTTCTCTGAGAATAATCTGCATGGTAATTTACCTTCTGATATTGGTTTTACTCTTCCTAATCTTGAAACGTTTGCCGGTGGAGTCAATCGTTTCACTGGAACAATACCTGAATCACTTTCAAATGCTACAAGATTGGAAATTCTTGATTTTGCTGAAAATAGTCTCGTTGGAACACTTCCTAAGAACATAGGAAGGTTGAAACTGTTGACAAGACTCAATTTTGATACCAATAGGCTTGGAAATGGGAAAGATGGTGATTTAGATTTCATTACTTCATTGATTAATTGTACTGTTCTTAAAGTTTTAGGCCTTGCTGAAAATAATTTTGGTGGAGAATTACCGGAGTCGATAGGTAATCTTTCAACACAGTTGAATGAGCTAGCATTAGGTACAAATGCTATATATGGAAGTGTCCCTATTGGAATAAGTAACCTTGTTAACTTGACTACTTTGGGATTGGAAAATAATTTCCTAAGTGGTTTTGTTCCTTACACAATAGGCATGCTTCAAAATTTGGTTGATTTAGAATTGTATAACAATAGTTTTTCTGGTGTGATCCCTTCCTCTATAGGAAACTTGAATAGATTAACAGTGCTACTAATAGGGGATAACAATTTCGAGGGAAGTATACCAGAAAGTATTGGAAATTGTCGAAACTTTTTGCGGCTAAATTTGAGCCATAACAAGCTCAATGGTACTATACCAAGACAAGTATTTTCCTTGTCTTCTCTTTCAATATACTTGGATTTGTCTCATAATGCTCTCATAGGGTCCTTGCCTTTTGAAGTAGGTAAGCTAGTTAATCTAGAAGAGTTGGATCTATCGAACAACAAGTTGTCGGGCGTGATTCCGTCTTCGCTTGGAAGCTGTGCTAGTTTGGAAGGGCTACATCTGCAGGATAACTTTTTTGAAGGTAACATTCCTTCAAGTTTACAGAATTTGAGAGGTATACAAGATATTGATCTGTCTAGCAATAACTTATCTGGGAAGGTTCCTGAATTTCTCGGTGAGATCATAGGGCTAATGCGTCTCAATCTTTCTTACAACGATTTCGAGGGAGAATTACCGATGAACAGATTCTTCCAAAATGCAACATTGTTTTCAATTGATGGAAACATCAAGCTTTGTGGTGGTGTCTCAGAATTAAACCTACCTTCATGCACTATTAAAAAATTTCATAGCCCAAAAGTGATTATCCCTATAGTAAGTGCACTAGTGTTTGTACTCTTTCTATCTTGTTTTGTAGCAATCTTCATGAGAAAAAAATCAGGAAAGAAAACTTCAAGAGAAGAAGTTACTACAAAGGAATTTGAACTGAATATTTCCTACTCGGAAATCGTAAAGTGCACGGGTGGATTCTCTAAGGATAACTTGATTGGTACGGGAAGTTTTGGTTCTGTATACAAAGCAACTCTTTTAAGCGACGAAACAATCATTGCAATTAAAGTGTTGAATCTTGAACAGATAGGAGCTTCGAAAAGCTTCATTGATGAATGCAATGTTCTGAAAATTATAAGGCACCGCAACCTACTCAAGATCATAACTGCTATCTCAGGTATTGATCATAAAGGTAATGACTTCAAAGCACTTGTGTATGAATTCATGTCCAATGGAAGTCTAGAAGATTGGTTGCATCCTAAGAATCAAACAAAAACATTGTCTTTTGTCAAAAGACTGAACATAGCAATTGATGTTGCTTGTGCACTTGAATATCTTCACCATTCGTGCGAAACTCCTATTGTTCATTGTGACATAAAACCAAGCAATGTACTTCTTGACAAAAATATGGTAGCCCATGTTGGTGATTTCGGTTTAGCTACATTTCTGTTTGAAGAATCATGTGATTATGATTCTCCTAAACATTCAACTATGACAGCTAGCCTAAAGGGCTCTATCGGATACATCGCTCCAG AGTATGGAATGCGTGGACGAGCTTCTACACTTGGAGATGTTTACAGTTATGGGATACTATTGCTAGAGATTTTCACAGGAAAAAGGCCAACAGATGAGATGTTTGAAGGTGGCATGGGAATTCAACAATTTACGGCCTTGGCTTTACCGAATCATGTTATGGATATAATTGATCCTTCATTGTTGCTACATGATGAAGAACTCGAAGTATATAACGAAGATTACAGTGAAGAGATAGCATTAAGGTATGAGAATGAACCTGGAGACATGTCTAGTATGGAGAAATGTTTGGTTTGTGTGTTGCAGATTGGAGTGTCATGCTCTTCAACTTCACCAAGTGAAAGAATGCATATGGCTGAGGTTGTTAATAAATTGCAAGCAATCAAGAACTCATATTTAAGACTTAATGAGTTAATTTAG